The proteins below are encoded in one region of Mycobacterium pseudokansasii:
- a CDS encoding sensor histidine kinase, whose translation MTGDRNTPRWFPRSLRGQLLLGVLGVVTVVLVAVGAVSVLSLRGYVTAMNDAEVAESLHALSHAYARYRNGEHTSIHTGTPPVSQALLEFTGQTPGNLIAVLRDGVVIGSAVFSEDEPQPAPADVIRAIEAQSWDDGPSRVETLGSLGSYQVASRAAGSDRLIVGVSLNLADQIISRKNITTTVLVATALVITAVLTVWVVGYALRPLRRLAATAAEVAALPLAGEDHRISVRVRPEDTDPDNEVGIVGQTLNRLLDNVDSALQHRVESDLRMRQFITDASHELRTPLAAIQGYAELTRQDSSALPPTTEYALARIESEARRMASLVDELLLLSRLGEGEDLQNEELDLTDLVMNAVNDATVAAPSHRWVKELPDEPVWVNGDHARLHQLVSNLLTNAWVHTPPGVTVTTAISCHTDATNGSYAELTVSDDGPGIDADVVPHLFERFVRANTTRSGEAGHGLGLAIVNSIVKAHNGSVTAESAHGHTVFRVRLPMMDRPGTATG comes from the coding sequence GTGACCGGGGACCGCAACACCCCTCGCTGGTTTCCCCGTTCGTTACGCGGGCAGTTGCTGCTCGGCGTGCTCGGTGTCGTGACCGTGGTGCTGGTGGCCGTGGGCGCCGTCTCCGTGCTCAGCCTGCGCGGTTACGTCACCGCGATGAACGACGCCGAGGTCGCGGAGTCCCTCCACGCGCTCAGTCACGCATACGCCAGATACCGCAACGGCGAACACACGTCGATACATACCGGCACACCCCCGGTATCCCAGGCGCTGCTGGAATTCACCGGGCAGACCCCGGGCAACCTCATCGCGGTGCTGCGCGACGGTGTGGTCATCGGCTCGGCCGTCTTCTCCGAGGACGAACCACAGCCTGCGCCGGCCGATGTCATCCGCGCCATCGAAGCCCAATCCTGGGACGACGGCCCCTCCCGTGTCGAAACGCTGGGCAGCCTGGGTTCCTACCAGGTTGCCAGCCGCGCCGCCGGATCCGACCGACTCATCGTCGGCGTCTCACTCAACCTCGCCGACCAGATCATTTCCCGCAAGAACATCACCACGACCGTGCTGGTCGCCACGGCGCTGGTGATCACGGCGGTACTCACGGTCTGGGTGGTCGGATATGCCCTTCGGCCGTTGCGCCGGCTCGCCGCGACTGCCGCCGAAGTCGCCGCGTTACCGCTCGCCGGCGAAGACCACCGGATCAGCGTGCGGGTCCGGCCGGAGGACACCGACCCGGACAACGAAGTCGGCATCGTGGGCCAGACCCTGAATCGATTGCTGGACAACGTCGACAGCGCATTGCAGCACCGTGTCGAATCCGATCTGCGGATGCGGCAATTCATCACCGACGCCAGCCACGAGCTGCGAACCCCGCTCGCCGCCATCCAGGGCTACGCGGAACTGACTCGTCAAGACAGTTCGGCCCTGCCCCCCACCACCGAATACGCGTTGGCACGCATCGAGTCGGAAGCCCGACGGATGGCGTCACTGGTTGACGAACTGCTGCTGCTGTCCCGGTTGGGTGAAGGCGAAGACCTGCAAAACGAAGAGCTCGACCTGACCGATCTGGTCATGAACGCCGTCAACGATGCGACGGTGGCAGCGCCGAGCCACCGTTGGGTCAAAGAGCTGCCCGACGAACCGGTGTGGGTCAACGGCGATCATGCCCGGCTGCATCAGCTCGTCAGCAATCTGCTCACCAACGCGTGGGTGCATACCCCGCCCGGTGTCACCGTGACCACGGCGATCAGCTGCCATACCGACGCGACCAACGGGTCATACGCCGAGCTGACGGTGAGCGACGACGGACCCGGCATCGACGCCGACGTCGTACCCCATCTGTTCGAGCGGTTCGTGCGCGCCAACACGACGCGCTCGGGTGAGGCCGGCCATGGATTGGGCCTGGCGATTGTCAACTCGATCGTCAAGGCGCATAACGGCTCGGTGACCGCCGAGTCCGCTCACGGCCACACCGTCTTTCGGGTCAGACTGCCGATGATGGACCGACCGGGCACGGCCACCGGATAG
- the kdpA gene encoding potassium-transporting ATPase subunit KdpA yields MSDGTAAVLFLGLLVAALAAVHVPLGDYMYHVYSTEKHWRAERFIYRVVGADPDAEQTWAAYARSVLAFSAVSIIFLFALQLVQDKLPLHLAHPATPMTPALAWNTAVSFVTNTNWQAYSGESTQGHLVQMAGLAVQNFVSAAVGMAVAVAFVRGFARNRTGELGNFWVDLVRGTLRILLPIAVVGAVMLVMGGVVQNFHLNDQVVTTLAGSPQTIPGGPVASQEVIKELGTNGGGFYNANSAHPFENPTAWTNWVEIFLLLVISSALPRTFGRLAGSKRHGYAIAAIVAVIAAVSVTTMLLFQVQHHGTVPTAVGASSEGVEQRFGVADSAVFADATTLTSTGAVDSTHDSYTSLGGMMTMLNMQLGEVAPGGTGSGLYGILILAVITVFVAGLMVGRTPEYLGKKITPREMKLAAGYFLVTPLIVLLGTAVATALPGERAGMTNTGPHGLSEVLYAFTSAANNNGSAFAGLAANTVWYNTALGLAMLFGRFLPMILVLALAGSLARQGTTPESAGTLPTHRPQFVSLVVGVTVVVVALTFLPALALGPLAEGIH; encoded by the coding sequence ATGAGCGACGGCACCGCAGCAGTCCTGTTCCTCGGGCTGCTGGTGGCCGCTCTCGCGGCGGTACACGTCCCGCTTGGCGACTATATGTACCACGTCTACAGCACTGAAAAGCATTGGCGCGCAGAGCGATTCATCTACCGGGTGGTCGGGGCGGACCCCGACGCCGAACAGACGTGGGCCGCATATGCCCGTAGCGTGCTGGCTTTTTCGGCGGTGAGCATCATATTCCTGTTCGCCCTGCAGCTAGTGCAGGACAAGCTGCCGCTGCACCTTGCCCATCCGGCCACACCGATGACACCCGCACTGGCCTGGAACACCGCGGTCAGCTTCGTCACCAACACCAACTGGCAGGCTTATTCCGGCGAATCGACCCAGGGGCATCTGGTGCAGATGGCCGGTTTGGCGGTGCAGAACTTCGTGTCCGCCGCGGTCGGCATGGCCGTGGCCGTGGCCTTCGTCCGCGGGTTCGCCCGCAACCGCACCGGCGAACTCGGCAACTTCTGGGTGGACCTGGTGCGTGGCACGCTGCGCATCCTGCTGCCGATAGCCGTCGTCGGCGCGGTCATGCTCGTCATGGGCGGCGTTGTGCAGAACTTCCATCTCAACGATCAAGTCGTGACCACGCTGGCCGGGTCCCCGCAGACCATCCCGGGCGGTCCGGTCGCCAGCCAGGAGGTGATCAAGGAGCTCGGCACCAACGGCGGCGGCTTCTACAACGCCAACTCTGCCCACCCCTTCGAGAACCCGACCGCCTGGACCAACTGGGTGGAGATCTTCCTGCTGCTGGTCATCAGTTCCGCGCTGCCCCGCACCTTCGGCCGGCTGGCGGGCAGCAAGCGACACGGCTATGCGATCGCGGCGATCGTCGCGGTGATCGCCGCCGTCAGCGTGACCACCATGCTGCTGTTCCAGGTGCAGCACCACGGCACCGTGCCCACCGCCGTGGGTGCGTCGAGCGAAGGGGTCGAACAGCGCTTCGGGGTCGCCGACTCGGCGGTCTTTGCCGACGCCACCACGCTGACGTCCACCGGCGCCGTCGACTCGACTCACGACTCCTACACCAGCCTGGGCGGCATGATGACGATGCTCAACATGCAACTCGGCGAGGTCGCGCCCGGCGGCACCGGCTCTGGCCTGTACGGCATCCTGATCCTGGCCGTCATCACCGTGTTCGTCGCCGGGCTGATGGTCGGGCGGACCCCGGAATATCTGGGCAAGAAGATCACGCCGCGGGAAATGAAACTGGCGGCCGGATACTTCCTGGTGACTCCGCTGATCGTGCTGCTCGGCACCGCCGTCGCAACAGCGCTGCCCGGCGAGCGGGCCGGCATGACAAACACCGGGCCGCACGGGCTGTCGGAAGTGCTCTACGCGTTTACCTCCGCGGCCAACAACAACGGCTCGGCGTTCGCGGGTCTGGCGGCCAATACGGTGTGGTACAACACCGCCCTGGGCCTGGCGATGCTCTTCGGCCGATTCCTGCCGATGATTCTGGTGCTGGCGCTGGCCGGTTCGCTGGCCCGGCAGGGGACCACGCCGGAGTCGGCCGGCACCTTACCCACCCACCGGCCGCAGTTCGTCAGCCTGGTGGTCGGGGTGACGGTCGTCGTGGTGGCACTCACCTTCCTGCCCGCGCTGGCGCTCGGGCCGCTCGCCGAAGGGATCCACTGA